The Desulforegula conservatrix Mb1Pa DNA window TAGATGATGACCTGGGTATCGCTTAAGTCTGGTATGGCGTCAAGGGGCGTATTTTTTAGCGCCCAGTATCCCCATGAAGACATGAATACAAGCATGATGAAAACGATCAGCTTGTTGCGCGCACTATATTCAATCAGTTTGGCTATCATTAGGGCTTGCCTCCGGCGGGGCCGCTTTTTTGAAAAAAAGCTCCGCAAAAAACTTAATCTGATTACCACTCTGCTTCAGCCATAGAAAGCATGGTTGATGGCATGGGTGGAGTCCTAAGAGCAACATAAATCAGTCTGTGAATCATGGACGGCAGATCATATCGGCGATTGAATCTGTACTGAAATTCTGCCAGGTACCGCGGAACATGCTTGCGATTAATTGCATGATAAGTACCTTTGAGCGCATTTTTTAAGTTACCAAGTATTATATTGACCCATTTGAAGGATGGATGCTCTACAGCTGCTTTACCACCTCCAGTAACATGGGGTT harbors:
- a CDS encoding transposase, giving the protein PHVTGGGKAAVEHPSFKWVNIILGNLKNALKGTYHAINRKHVPRYLAEFQYRFNRRYDLPSMIHRLIYVALRTPPMPSTMLSMAEAEW